The Xiphophorus maculatus strain JP 163 A chromosome 5, X_maculatus-5.0-male, whole genome shotgun sequence nucleotide sequence AGTCTGAAACAAcgacttcagttttatttgatgaCAGTTGGAGAAAACTACAGGACGTTCGTCTCATCATGCTGAGTAGTGGCTTCTGTACATGATTTCATTCATCAGGTTTCATTGATAAATACAGCAGAGTGTCATCAGTGGATGTCGTATTTTAGTGACATGCGGTGAGGCACCGGCCGACTGACCTGACTTATAAAACTGagtttcatatttcagttttgactttaattgaaacatttggttgttttaaaagcttttactTATGTTTTAATCAATTCCACACTCTTCAATAATCTAACAGCAAGACAAATAAAAGATTTCATTTTAGGTCAAATTAGATGTTTGAAATTATAGgatctttttgtttgttagttttttaaaaaaaaattagttaaaaTTGAGAAGAATTaattcttttcaaattttaggtcaaattagatgtttttaaaatgtaatctttttttgtttatttttttaaattaaaattgaaaatactGTATCACGTCTGTTatttgtactgtatataaagtCTATGCATCTTTCCTCCTCCACAAATACACCCGTCACTCTGTTGTGAGGAAGCATCCTTTGTTTGCCGTCATTTCTAAAAGTGTGGCTCCTTGAACAGAAATGATTTTCTAGGAGAGCAGTCCTCGCCATTCTTAAGTGTGTTTGTACATTTCAGCGACCATTTTAGCCGTAAAAAAGTTGAAATCGTACAGAAAACATGTAAGTGGGAACAAAATTCAATTTCTCTCATCACTCTTAGTATTTCGCTGGTCTTGACAGGTGATTCAGTCTCCCGCCCCCCCGACTGCTCACCACTGTCATACTGCCAGCACataacaagaaaacaaagcaggacCAAGTGACAAACCCTGAGGAACACCAGAATTAACTGTAATGGAAAAACTGGAATCTTTAAGAAACGTGAAATAAGACGAccaaaagtcaaacaaatgtATGGTTTCAGGaacagaatgtttttctttttttttaaaatatatgttccTGTGATGTGCTTCAATTCAAACAATAAACTATGTAGATGCTGAAACGAGTTCTGGGAGAAAGCGACGGGTCCAGTGGAATGAGGGAGGAGGACGGGCAGTCCATCAGCAGCGACGGCGTCAAGAGGACCCGTCGAAAGCGCAGAGGTTACAATTTCATCCGCAAGACAATCTTTTTATCAACCCGTAGAACGACCTCGTACACAGCCACGCATTGAACTGGGACGTTTATTCCAGGAAAACCTGATCCTGACAAGCAGAAGGCATCCCCCTCTCCTCCTCGGGAATGTCGCTCCGTACACAGCCGGCTGGAGGAAGCCATGGCGGAGGCGCTGAGCCTGGACGACGGGAAACAGGCTAACCTGCAAGTTCCTCATCGTTCGAAACGAGGCGAGTCGCACCACAGGTCGTCTCAGAGGaaggtgtgtttttgttcttttcctacttttttttttgtacagcataaaaacagcaacaaaaaataacaagcaAAGAAACGGTTAAAACGAGAATGGCTTGATGTGAAGCAATGCCTTATTgactttttaatcatttcctGTGTCGGTAAAACCAAACCTTCTCAGCATCTGGAAAGCGAAGTTTACGAAGAGGAGTTGAGAAAGTGCGAAGAGAGGGAACGGACGAAACTCCAAATAGCACGCCGAGGAGCTCAGAAGGCTGTAAGTCCAGAATAGAAACGCATACggtttcaataatatttttattttcaactataatatttaaagtaaagaGCTTTTGAGAAATATGtagagaaataattttttccccgTCTTAGAAGTGagatttcttcattttcatatGATGATAATCCTGTTATCAaatatctaagaataattttttgttattaaaactACTAACTATACTAAAACCGTTGCCATGGGATACCCAGGTATATATTGATAAAACAGCTTAACAGCAGTAACATTGGTCTGGACAGAAACAGGGTTATCACATTTTGAcgtgtcgtgtgtgtgtgtgtgtgtgtgtaggagcGAGAGTACAGAGAGGCCATTCTGCGAGATGTTTCTCCATCGCCCAGACCATCTcctagcaaaacaaaaacacaacggAAAACACAAACGGCAGCACAGAGACGCTTCGAGGTCCCCAGGAAAACTCCGTCACGTAAGTCGCAACCCCGTCACCACTGATGTCATGTTAGCGTCAGGCTGGTGTTTTGGAAAATGCCCAgctctgaaatgtttatttctatttctacaTGTGTGTATCAGCGGGTGTCCCACAAGGCTCTGGTCTAGGTCCAATTATTTCTACGAGTGACTTAATTAGTGTGTGGACAGCGTGATGCTTCTATGCGATTTTTGTGATTCAAGGCCTATTAAAGGGTGTTTATTCCACAAGTATAATGTAGATATTACAAAGCAGAACCTTTTCTTCCCGTCTCCCTCCACCCAGTGAGAATAAGGGAGAACGAGCTGCTCCCTTTGCTGCGGGAGGAGCTGCCTCACCTTCACGTCTCTCCTCACGCTTTGGGTCGAATGTGGGAGCAGCAGATGCAGCAGGTGGACAAGCTGCACGCCGCCTCGTCCTCACGGAGTCCACATCACCGCAAACTCTTCAAGCAGGTCAGAACGAGTCCAAcaagtatgattttttttttttttttacctcaaataCCGTGGGAGTCTTGCTTGATAAAGGGAAGAAAAAGGAATTATAGGCACATTGAAACTGTaaaatgggaaataaaaatcaggaaatACAGATTGTCAttgtcttttgtgggctctagtgtcccttatatgagagtaggctgacaggagaggggggaagacatgcggcaaatatcatcgggtccgggagtcgaacccgcgacggccgcgtcgaggactcaatgCATAGGTTGCGTTATctcctacgccaccacggcacgcccccgtGAACTGACATTATTATGGCATTATCAAAATGTtccttgaaaatggtctcaaaacatcaatattatCATTTGTCGCAATAATTAGTGGCTCAATTTTTCGTTAAGGGAactttatcgtgacaggcctagtcaaATTCCATACTTTTCCAGGAACCCAGTACAATTTAAAGAGTTTCCAACATAACAGACAGAGTGACCGTCTCCCTCTAACTGTTGCTGGTTTCTGTCAGCTGCGTAAACCTTGTTATCGGGGTTATTCCAGAGCACAAAACCATCAACATAATCCCTCAGATTTGCGTTGGGCATAAACTCCTCCTTGTCTTTCAGCTGGAGGAAGCTCAGAGGAAACATGACCTGCTGGTGGATCTGGTGAATAGAGACCAGGACCACAACAGGCGGCTGGTGAGCTTCACTGCAGCAAACGCGTCCAAACGCCCAACCGAGACGTTTTTGGCTTCCCTCTCCACCATCGACACGCAGGGAATCCTTTAACCTCCTTTTCTTCCAGAGGGAGTTTAAGGACCGGATCCAGCAGCAGAAGTCGGTGCAGAGCAAACTACGGGAGCAGCGGCAGCAGGTCGCCCGGGCCAAGAAGTACCACAACGACTACCATGTCCAGCACCGCGCCCGCCTGATGAGGGCGCGCACCAGGGAGGAGAAGGTGGGCGTTTATCGTTCATCCtgatacatttttcaacatGACCATTTGGATTTCTTGTTGTGACGGTAACATCCAAATAACAATGtttcaaaaagacaaattctccactgtttgtttaatgagagcgtcaataaatatcaaaatatgaTCAAACGTCGTCACTGTGTTCAGTCTAGTGACACAAAATGCAATTCTTTATTTCtgtacacattttctttaagaGCAGCGTTTGTGTTTGTACAGCCAAACCtgcagttacctaaaaaaaattataataaatcatTCTTATTGTCCGTTTTGTCGCTACTTCAATAATCCCACAAAATATCGTGACTAAACTTTATGTTCATGTCGCCCACCGTTAGTGTGTggcaaatggaaaatattattattcactGACAAATTACAACCCATCATTATAACAATTCTGAGTaaaatttgcaaatttttttaaatcccactttttatttaaattataactaaCTTATGAAAATCCACTGAACAACAACTTGTTTAATATTGTTGCATTAGATGAAAATTATAACACTACAAACAAATTGTtggtgtatttttcttttttatagccCAAACGTTTTGTGATGATGGCAGAGAAAATGACTcaaagcgtgtgtgtgtgtgtgtgtgtgtgtgtgtgtgtgtgtgtgtgtgtgtgtgtgtagatgttTCGGCAGCTATTCGAGGAAGGTCTGGAGTTACAGAAGCTCCGGCTGAGGGAGCAGAGAGCTTATGCCAAGGAGCAGCAACTGGAGCACCAGAGACGACAGCAGGACCAGATCGAGTCCTTGGAGAACTACTACAAGGACCAGGTACGACACAAACTCACCAGGTAACCCGTCAGCGGCTAAAGTTACTGGTCATTTTCTTACATGTGTGACGCGTTTTGTctctttcagttttcattacTCGCTGAGAAACTCGCACATGAGCGGGAGGAGATCCAGGTTCGGAAAAAAGCTCAAGAAAAGGTAAACTTATTAGGgagtaaaaaatatgtatatatgtcaacatttctttgaaattaaTATATGGCAGAACTGCCTAAATCAGAGTCCTTCTTAGAGAGGCACATTATACTGAATCATAATTGTAATTGAAATATCTCTTATATCTAATATCACACATGGAAAAAGACAACTGGCTGGATGTTGGGGAGGATATGTTGGATTTAAACGGTCATGCCTTGATGCCGTAGTATGTAACtgtatcaaaatattttatttatactttaaaacTGTCACTCCATTGTGACGGTGTGAGGcagataaactgaaaaaaatcaagctcctcctcCCTGTGCTGCTACTGACATttgcagaaatgcaccgcttggtcagaaacaaccaatcagagccaggaggagggacttagtgctgtcaatcatgcttgtgcaGCTACACctgggaaaaggcagaggagcttgatcttattttttccccccacagacGATCTATCTCACATTATGCCGACACAACATAGTGACAACtttaacaaactttttaaaataaatgtattgcaACTTTTTCATGCTCTTTTGTTACATATTGACTGTTTTTGACCAGTTAGTTGGACTTCCTGCCCTAAACATCCCccaatattttatcttttattcagtgttccatttaaaaaatattttatcctgttttgttttttttgttgttattatccacagattttttttttcttgctcttctgcttcttcttctctccttccAGCCTCTAAATTAGCAGGTTCCATATTTAAAACCTGACTGCTACAGAAATATCTGCAAtaaatttacagtaaagtttcatttttgtatttaaaagtctgccaaaaaacaactcaaaagtctgaaaatgtaattctgGAAGAGTTTCACACTTTGTGTGTAGAAACACTCCTAAATTGTAAGCACTTTCACCTGACGTCCAGCAGGGGGCCTTTTAGTCACTTCGCAATCAGTCTAACTTATTTAAACTTGTGAATAAACCAGGAAACCGTATGAATCCATCTTTCCTTGTTTCAGGGAAAACTTAGATACTTTTCCTGCTTTCATCTTTTCCCCTGTGTCCTTCCAGGCTCTGCTTAAAATGAAGCGAGAGCTGCGCTCCCGGATGGAGCGCGAAATAAGAGAcctgcagaaaatcatcatcCAGAACGACGAGGACGACCACTTCCAGAACCTGGAGGTCCAGAGGCTGCGCAACCAGGTCCACATGGCCTCCTTCCAGTACAACACCAGCTATCTCCACTGAGCGGGAAGAACGAGACCGACTCAGGTCCAAATTGGCGTTTGCGTCGAAGGAAAAGAGCTGCGTCGGATTCCTGCTGCTCGCAACTTAACGGTACAAGAATCTAATGCACAAACCGTCTCAggcatcttttgtttttctagatttGCACAGAACAGACCGTGACCGTTGCGAGAGCGAAATGTGAGTTTTGTTGAGGAATTTTACACACGCTGACAAAATGTAGCTCCAGCTCATGTAGCTCACTGTTCCTCTCACCTCTGCTGCTACACCTGAACTTCAGACACTTTGGACCAAGTCCTCCTCCTCGGGTTTAACATGGTGTTGAATGCGAACGTTTTACCTTCCCCACTGCGGTCGTCgtgtgcttttattgtgaaatagtGACTTGTTCCTCCTGTTGCCAAATAAGGACCACAGACACAAAGTTGATAATATTGTCACACTGATGAGTCTTAAGGTTTTCCTCCTTTTACATGAAATGTCTTCCTTTTAATACTTTAACCATGCAAgtggattatttatttaactttaatgtttgatttttaattaaccTGGACTGATGTCTTAATCGCCAGGGGCAAGGATAATCGGTCTGTTTGTGACTTCACTTTAACCTCTGCTTGATTGTGACTCTTTTCTACTTTTAACCAAATCCTGAAACGTGATGAATCAATGATTGTGCCACACggattgtgtttttgtaatccTGGAGCAAACATGTGTCCCCCACCCTAACATCCATTAAATGTGTGGAATCACTGGtggaaaaatgtgtcaaaaattatttgcaaaaggTGGAAATAAGTgccaaagagcaaaaaaaaaaaaaaaaaaaaaaaaaaccccgccACGCCTGCATGGGGCAGCACAGCGCCGGCGACGAGGGGACAGCGGGAGAGAAAATACACAGAACTGTGAATCCGATGGTTGCGGAGGATAAAGACGTTTCCGTCATTAGAGACAAAGTGAACGGGGAAAATTTGTCACAGCTTTCTGTAGCTTTTCCTCCACCGTTTAACCACGTCATTGGGACAAAGTTTGGTCCACAGCCAGTcattaaaaattgtaaaactgtattaaatatgtgatattaaatatgaataacTTTCCCAAATTTGTAAATCAATAGAAAtgtaagtattttatttgttcatttccGGTGCTCCAGGTCAGTAATTTCAACCGGTGCAATGGTTTATAGATCCTGACTTCTGATTGGTCCAACCGCAGAGCATTTTATCTGTAAACCAATCACGTGTTAGCGTATAGCGTTACCTCTGGTGGCTAACTTATGAATATAGCTGCTAGCTAAAAGTAcgtaaattaaacttttcactaaacatttaatattacagaaaatgacatttgacagaaataaaacaactgttgtatattttatttgaatactcaaatatacaaatgtttaacttgctttttttgtgtgtataagGAGTTCCTGTAAATcacgtgtcaaactccagtcctggagggccgctgtcctgcaacgtttagatgtgcctctgctgcaccacctgaatagaataattaggtcattagcaagactgggagaactgatctacacaaggaggaggtaattaagccatttccttccagcgtttcgtacctgtggcacatctaaaaactgcaggacagcggcccttgaggactggagttcgaCACCCCTGCTGTAAATGGTGGCTCAAAATGTGCCTTTATAAAAACAGTCGTAtagaattttgttttacttaagaAGCCCACTGCAGACTTTGTAAAGCTACCACTGCTAGATACAGTCTTTGTTTTGAGTCAACAATAGGGGGGAAAGATGGACCGGCTTGACCAGTCAAAAATAAGCTCCCAGCCTTTCTAACTGTACTGGACGATGCTGACCTGCAGGGCCGTGCAAAGACCTTTGGGGGGGTAagggctcaaagttaaaaatggGCACATTGAACAGCACAAAGGGGTTAaatctatataatagtttgattttAGCACCTCTGAGATCTAGAATAATAAGACtgggatatcaaggcaaagaaaactcagtagctgctggtaggggccactCAGGgacccctagaaatggtttaattgtaacacagaccatagatctaaacctgtagcatcatttatagagaataacaatgttattacactttatttaatgcattcagctgagaaaaataaatagtacatttaggatttaattaggacgtttactttgtaaaagtttaaagaatcatcttgatagtttgattgttgtgttaccatggctacaatatggtgtaatctttgtgtttgaattgggtttgttcacaaatacatcacagcaaataaccaataatcagtgattgattttaaactcggccaataaacctggtctccttctcacagattcacctgatctatatttaaacatgttattaatgctgaggttcttagtaggacgggttccAGAGGGAggggggttctgtctaaggccccatattaccttgggccggccctggaggaacagctgctgcgatGCGCATCTCTAGAATCTACCTGGATtcacctggaatctacctggaatcccccggtggTCCCCATCAGTCCCccgatgctttggagacattttgattcatttcattgtggcatgtttggctttttgctgcggttctaattattgctgcaatattttctctgatgtttattttgtgactctaattgggccgaatcttcctttaacacttgaggttctgcaataacttctatttacagcccagaacaattatgaaaatataaatagaaacagtttttctaacttcAACctcagacctacgtttttattcacaaaccagtgtgtgaaaaaatattcttgcccataatttgatagttaaaGGACACAGATCcgcctcctcctcaccatggacccggagtctgaacaacatggaggctctgagagtcattattagactgagggcagccagactagtttattctgctaaattattagatttagctaaatattattgctgaggggcaaaagcag carries:
- the cep95 gene encoding centrosomal protein of 95 kDa isoform X1, giving the protein MGTQEGERNWVDVANNLLSRCNVNLTLSALSECGPDVFVTLYETILGETVPDYIASANSQEDDVHNVQSVIDSLSLDYLQISLSHITGENVVRGDKESIKNLLEIFDGLLEYLNEEINEERQNDEPNDPQNEDESKTPANLETQQERRSVLPSIENSEETGSSSELKGSDQALAAKQQESAAPPLTSGAVDVEGAPQQDQIFSAIPLQPPSQRDTLLSPGRPLRAASLSQGSTEETNPDITRVEDSKGTTETLANGIMSPAHCLSPGGSDDSASSERRIAEEMEGETLEPTNGGPRRVLFRTQPDVLFLTLQDEVSAITPSPPDTDEDEEVLSCTQRFKDRGTSLRTSTDIGRTVPESSEESLAYRRQRNKEAEEELHHISENLSHRLEELDLMLKRVLGESDGSSGMREEDGQSISSDGVKRTRRKRRGKPDPDKQKASPSPPRECRSVHSRLEEAMAEALSLDDGKQANLQVPHRSKRGESHHRSSQRKHLESEVYEEELRKCEERERTKLQIARRGAQKAEREYREAILRDVSPSPRPSPSKTKTQRKTQTAAQRRFEVPRKTPSLRIRENELLPLLREELPHLHVSPHALGRMWEQQMQQVDKLHAASSSRSPHHRKLFKQLEEAQRKHDLLVDLVNRDQDHNRRLREFKDRIQQQKSVQSKLREQRQQVARAKKYHNDYHVQHRARLMRARTREEKMFRQLFEEGLELQKLRLREQRAYAKEQQLEHQRRQQDQIESLENYYKDQFSLLAEKLAHEREEIQVRKKAQEKALLKMKRELRSRMEREIRDLQKIIIQNDEDDHFQNLEVQRLRNQVHMASFQYNTSYLH
- the cep95 gene encoding centrosomal protein of 95 kDa isoform X2, giving the protein MGTQEGERNWVDVANNLLSRCNVNLTLSALSECGPDVFVTLYETILGETVPDYIASANSQEDDVHNVQSVIDSLSLDYLQISLSHITGENVVRGDKESIKNLLEIFDGLLEYLNEEINEERQNDEPNDPQNEDESKTPANLETQQERRSVLPSIENSEETGSSSELKGSDQALAAKQQESAAPPLTSGAVDVEGAPQQDQIFSAIPLQPPSQRDTLLSPGRPLRAASLSQGSTEETNPDITRVEDSKGTTETLANGIMSPAHCLSPGGSDDSASSERRIAEEMEGETLEPTNGGPRRVLFRTQPDVLFLTLQDEVSAITPSPPDTDEDEEVLSCTQRFKDRGTSLRTSTDIGTVPESSEESLAYRRQRNKEAEEELHHISENLSHRLEELDLMLKRVLGESDGSSGMREEDGQSISSDGVKRTRRKRRGKPDPDKQKASPSPPRECRSVHSRLEEAMAEALSLDDGKQANLQVPHRSKRGESHHRSSQRKHLESEVYEEELRKCEERERTKLQIARRGAQKAEREYREAILRDVSPSPRPSPSKTKTQRKTQTAAQRRFEVPRKTPSLRIRENELLPLLREELPHLHVSPHALGRMWEQQMQQVDKLHAASSSRSPHHRKLFKQLEEAQRKHDLLVDLVNRDQDHNRRLREFKDRIQQQKSVQSKLREQRQQVARAKKYHNDYHVQHRARLMRARTREEKMFRQLFEEGLELQKLRLREQRAYAKEQQLEHQRRQQDQIESLENYYKDQFSLLAEKLAHEREEIQVRKKAQEKALLKMKRELRSRMEREIRDLQKIIIQNDEDDHFQNLEVQRLRNQVHMASFQYNTSYLH